The Desulfovibrio sp. G11 region GGCCCCTGGACCGACGTGGACCCGGGCGATCTGGCAAAGTCGGTCACCGGCGCAAACGACGGCTGTTTCGCGGTCATCGACAACGCCGGCGACGACAGCGCGGTCTACGCCACGGCCTATCGCGGCCACAAACGCTACTGCCGCGTGGTAGTGAACTTCATCGGGACCCATGGGACCGGCACGCCCATCGGCGTCACGGCGCTGCTCAGCCACGCCCAAGTGGCCCCGGTGACCGAGTAACTCCGAGTAGTCCAATGGGGCGGGGCTTCGGCTCCGCCCCATTTATAGGTGAGCCCATGCACGGACGTCTACGCCTGATCACGCCTCCGGCCATGGAGCCGGTCAGCTTGGCGGAAGCCAAGCTCCACGCCAGGATCGACCACGATCTCGAGGACGGGCTGCTTGCGACATTCATCGCAGCCGCGCGCCAGCATGGGGAACAGCTGACCGGAAGGCAATTCGTGGAAGCTGCATACGAGCTCTCTCTGGACGGCTTTCCTTGCGACGATGGTCCGATCGAACTGCCCAAGCCTCCGTTGCAGGCCGTGGAGGCCGTCTCCTTTGTGGCTCCGGATGGCATAACGCAGACCATGTCCGCCACGGACTATGTCGTTGATACTTCCGGACTGCTCGGCCGCATCTATCCAGCCGATGGCGCAGCGTGGCCGGCCGCCCGCCGCCGGCGCAACGCCGTGACAATCAGTTTCCGTACCGGCTGGCCCGTCGTCACAGGAAATCCGTCTACGCCGGACGCCATCAAAAGCTGGATGCTTTGCCGCGTCACCGGCCTCTATGAGCAGCGGGAGAGCTTCGCCGGGCGATCCGTCAGTGCGCTCCCCGGCGACTTCCTGGACGGCTTGTTGGACCCGTGGCGGGTTGCCGGGGTGGTGTAGATGCCAGCCGCTCCATATCGCCACCGGGTGACCATTCAGGCGGTGACGCTCATCTTCGATGGCATGGGCGGCTGGGAGGAAACCTGGGCTGACTTGGCCACGGTCTGGGCGCGGGTCGAAGCCCTCAAGGGCGAGGAATACTTCGCCGCCGCCCAAATGCAGAACTCGGTCAGCCACCGCGTCACCATGCGCTACCGCGCCGACCTCACCCCCACCCACCGTCTGGTATTCGAGGGCCGCACCCTCGACATCGAGGCGGTCCTGCCTGACGAACACAAATCCCGCCTCGTGATCATGTGCACCGAGCAGGTGTAATCTTTCGCTGGCCGGCTTTACATCCTGCCTCCGCCTGCAAGGCAAAGTCGGTTTCTGCGGCTTGCTGTAGCAAAGATGCAGCACAAATCGTTTGACCGATACTCGACTCTCATCTAAGGTGCCAGACATTCCTCTCATTCTCCGGGGCTGCCCCTGGAACAGCTGCTTTCAGGGCCGGACGGCCCAAAGCGGAGAGCACATGGCATCAGAACAAAACCGCTGGCTTTCAGCCGAGGAGATTGCCCAACATCTCGGGGTCAGCATCGACACCATCTACCGCTGGATTGCGGGACGCGGCATGCCCGCTCACAAGGTCGGCCGACTCTGGAAGTTCAAGACGGACGAGGTCGACAAGTGGGTGAAGGCTGGCGGTGCGGCGGACAAGAGCAGACAGGATCAAGCTGAATGAGCAGGAAGAACGGAAATAACAATTCAGTCGATCTGGATATCGGGACCCTCTCCGGGCATCTTTGGGAAGCTGCGAATATTCTCCGCGGTCCTGTCGACGCGGCCGATTTCAAGACCTACATCTTCCCGCTGCTGTTCTTCAAGCGGCTCTCCGACGTCTATGACGAGGAGTATGCCGTGGCCCTGGATGAGTCCGACGGCGATGTGGAATTTGCCCAGTTCCCTGAGAACCACCGGTTCCAGGTTCCGGAGGGCTGCCACTGGAAAGATGTCCGGGCCAAGAGCGCCAATATCGGCCATGCGCTCCAGAAGGCCATGCGCTGCATCGAGCAGGCCAACCCGGACACCCTGCACGGCATCTTCGGCGATGCCCAGTGGACCAACAAAGACCGCCTTTCGGACGCGCTGCTCAAGGACCTGATCGAACACTTCTCGTCGCTCAACCTGGGCAATGAGCACTGCAAGGCGGACATTCTCGGCCAGGCCTATGAATACCTGATCAAGAAATTTGCCGACCTCACCAACAAGAAGGCCGGTGAATTCTATACCCCGCGCTCCGTGGTCGCGCTGATGGTTCGCATCCTTGCGCCCAAGGCCGGGGAAACCATCTACGACCCGGCCTGTGGGACCGGCGGCATGCTCCTTGAGGCGCTGCATCATGTCAAAGAGCATGGCGGCGACGAGAACCTCATGCTGGGCAAGCTCTACGGCCAGGAAAAGAACCTGACCACATCCTCCATTGCCCGTATGAACCTCTTTCTCCACGGCGCGGAAGATTTCCATATCGAACGCGGCGACACCCTGCGCTTGCCAGCATTTTATTCAGGCGACAGCCTCGCCACCTTTGACTGCGTCATCGCCAATCCTCCCTTTTCCCTGGAAAAGTGGGGGGACGACGTCTGGATCAATGACCCCTACGGCCGCAACTTTGCCGGGCTGCCGCCAGCCAAGTCCGGCGACTTCGCCTGGGTTCAGCACATGGTCAAGTCCATGGCTCGCAAGACTGGCCGCATGGCTGTGGTGCTTCCCCATGGCGTGCTATTCCGCATGTCCAAGGAGGGCGAGATCCGGCGCAAGCTGCTGGAGATGGACATCCTCGAAGCGGTTATCGGCCTCGGTCAGAACATTTTCTATGGCACTGGTCTCGCTCCCTGTGTGCTGGTCTTCCGGGACAGCAAGCCCAAGGCCCACCGCCAGAAGGCGCTGTTCATCGACGCCTCGAAGGAGTTCAAGACCGGCCGCGCCCAGAACGAGCTACTGCCGGAACACGTGGACAACATCCATCGCTGGTACGAGGGCTATCAGGATGTGGAAGGGATCTGTCGGGTGGTCACGCTCGACGAGATCCGCGAGAACGATTTCAACCTGAACATCTCCCGCTATGTGGAGCCGGTGATCGAGGAAGAATCCATGACCATCGATCAGGCCATCGCCGACCTCAAGGAATCGTTGCAGGCGGCGTACACGGCCGAGGATCGTCTGAAGGGGCTGCTGCTCCGGGAGGGGCTGCTGTGAAGATCTACCAGTACAGATCACCCATCGGCCGCTTCCTCATCAATCCGCAAGCCAACGGTCGCTGGGGGCTTTGGTTCAAGGATGACCTGCTCGGCTCTTATCACTCGGCCATGGCGGCCGCCGATGACGTCTACATGCAGGCAACCGGCGATTACGACTGGGACTCCCTGGATGGCGTCGATATTCCAACGGACATTTCTGAATGGGAAGTGGTAGCGCGATGAAGAAGAACAAACAC contains the following coding sequences:
- a CDS encoding head-tail connector protein, yielding MHGRLRLITPPAMEPVSLAEAKLHARIDHDLEDGLLATFIAAARQHGEQLTGRQFVEAAYELSLDGFPCDDGPIELPKPPLQAVEAVSFVAPDGITQTMSATDYVVDTSGLLGRIYPADGAAWPAARRRRNAVTISFRTGWPVVTGNPSTPDAIKSWMLCRVTGLYEQRESFAGRSVSALPGDFLDGLLDPWRVAGVV
- a CDS encoding phage head closure protein is translated as MPAAPYRHRVTIQAVTLIFDGMGGWEETWADLATVWARVEALKGEEYFAAAQMQNSVSHRVTMRYRADLTPTHRLVFEGRTLDIEAVLPDEHKSRLVIMCTEQV
- a CDS encoding helix-turn-helix domain-containing protein encodes the protein MASEQNRWLSAEEIAQHLGVSIDTIYRWIAGRGMPAHKVGRLWKFKTDEVDKWVKAGGAADKSRQDQAE
- a CDS encoding type I restriction-modification system subunit M; translated protein: MSRKNGNNNSVDLDIGTLSGHLWEAANILRGPVDAADFKTYIFPLLFFKRLSDVYDEEYAVALDESDGDVEFAQFPENHRFQVPEGCHWKDVRAKSANIGHALQKAMRCIEQANPDTLHGIFGDAQWTNKDRLSDALLKDLIEHFSSLNLGNEHCKADILGQAYEYLIKKFADLTNKKAGEFYTPRSVVALMVRILAPKAGETIYDPACGTGGMLLEALHHVKEHGGDENLMLGKLYGQEKNLTTSSIARMNLFLHGAEDFHIERGDTLRLPAFYSGDSLATFDCVIANPPFSLEKWGDDVWINDPYGRNFAGLPPAKSGDFAWVQHMVKSMARKTGRMAVVLPHGVLFRMSKEGEIRRKLLEMDILEAVIGLGQNIFYGTGLAPCVLVFRDSKPKAHRQKALFIDASKEFKTGRAQNELLPEHVDNIHRWYEGYQDVEGICRVVTLDEIRENDFNLNISRYVEPVIEEESMTIDQAIADLKESLQAAYTAEDRLKGLLLREGLL